A genomic window from Bacillus rossius redtenbacheri isolate Brsri chromosome 7, Brsri_v3, whole genome shotgun sequence includes:
- the LOC134534527 gene encoding ribosomal protein S6 kinase alpha-4-like yields the protein MYRGVRVPVAAGSAERFEVLKVLGRGAFSTVHLVRKVGGEDDGRSYALKELPKGQYRTQEALSRFLLKERRVLEAVGEAPFLLHLHYAFQTEEAAFFVVDHAAGGDLTAVLEDLGFLAEDQARLVLAQIFTALDTLHSLGVIHRDVKADNVLVDGEGNVVLADYGLCSEPAEEGCLVGRTICGTVEYMAPEVFLRRPPGYTAAVDFWGAGVLGFELLTGILPFDPKFKGDRKKTIRKIIKKEPKYPPRLSPEAADLLRRLLCKKPHKRLGGPAADLAEVKLHPFFQDLDWEDLPPPFRRREGPEWAAESSVDEGASEVGEVPSSDPGTSSTAHVQSTAHVQSTAPGKSTAHAQSTAQVLSTAVVLASTPVQSTASGKSTAPDQSKVPVQSTACPVGDSVRRTSVAQRVGDSLLHGSSWSSGDFEAEETSVAERVLKKLRWLSELETRC from the exons ATGTATCGTGGTGTAAGAGTTCCCGTGGCGGCCGGCAGCGCAGAGAGATTCGAGGTGCTGAAGGTGCTGGGTCGCGGCGCCTTCAGCACGGTGCACCTGGTGCGCAAGGTCGGCGGGGAAGACGACGGGCGCAGCTACGCCCTGAAGGAGCTGCCGAAGGGGCAGTACAGGACCCAAGAGGCGCTGTCCAGGTTCCTCCTGAAGGAGCGGCGAGTGCTGGAGGCTGTCGGCGAGGCGCCCTTCCTCCTGCACCTGCACTACGCCTTCCAGACGGAGGAGGCGGCCTTCTTCGTGGTCGACCACGCGGCGGGAGGCGACCTCACCGCCGTGCTGGAGGACCTGGGGTTCCTGGCGGAGGACCAGGCCCGCCTGGTGCTGGCCCAGATCTTCACGGCCCTGGACACCCTCCACTCGCTCGGCGTGATCCACCGCGACGTGAAGGCCGACAACGTGCTGGTGGACGGCGAGGGCAACGTGGTGCTGGCCGACTACGGGCTGTGCTCGGAGCCGGCGGAGGAAGGCTGCCTCGTCGGCCGCACCAtatgcgggacggtggagtatatggctccCGAGGTGTTCCTCAGGCGTCCGCCCGGGTACACCGCGGCCGTGGACTTCTGGGGCGCGGGCGTGCTGGGCTTCGAGCTGCTGACGGGGATCCTGCCCTTCGACCCCAAGTTCAAGGGCGACAGGAAGAAGACAATTCGCAAGATCATAAAAAAGGAGCCGAAGTACCCGCCGCGCCTGTCGCCCGAGGCGGCGGACTTGCTCAGGAGGCTCCTGTGCAAGAAGCCCCACAAGCGCCTCGGAGGGCCGGCGGCTGACCTGGCGGAGGTGAAGCTGCACCCATTCTTCCAGGACCTGGACTGGGAGGATCTGCCGCCCCCCTTCAGGAGGAGAGAGGGGCCGGAGTGGGCTGCAGAGAGCTCCGTGGACGAGGGTGCCTCAGAGGTCGGAGAGGTGCCA TCCTCGGACCCCGGCACGTCGTCCACAGCTCACGTCCAGTCCACTGCCCACGTCCAGTCCACGGCCCCCGGCAAGTCCACAGCCCACGCTCAGTCTACGGCCCAAGTCCTGTCCACTGCCGTCGTCCTGGCTTCTACCCCCGTCCAGTCCACGGCCTCCGGCAAGTCCACAGCCCCCGACCAGTCTAAAGTCCCTGTCCAGTCCACAGCCTGTCCCGTCGGCGACTCCGTCAGGA GAACGTCAGTCGCTCAGCGAGTGGGTGACTCGCTTCTTCACGGCAGTTCCTGGTCGAGCGGGGACTTCGAGGCGGAGGAAACGTCGGTCGCGGAGCGAGTACTGAAGAAACTTCGGTGGCTGAGCGAGCTGGAGACTCGCTGCTAA